In Palaeococcus ferrophilus DSM 13482, the genomic window GCGCTGCTGCTTGTGCTCGGGTACGGAGCCTACGAACGAAAAAGAGGAGAGATTAGCCGGGGCACACTCATCGCCGCCGTCCTCCTGTGGATCGTTACGGTCGGACTCGGTTACCTACCTCAGGGCCCTATTCGCGGGGAGATGGGGTATGGCGGAGGGAACGTTTTGAGCTTCCTCTTCGGAGGCCTCGTGGGCCTCCTTCTCAGCCTAATGCTCTTCCCCATGACCCTTCCGGACATCTTGGCGGGCGGCCCGTACCCCTACGATAGGCCTCTAGTCATAGTTTGGTACGTCCTCCTAGTGATGGCCGTGGTTCTCGCGGTGGCATGCATCAAGAAAAAGAGGGAACTCAAGGCACAGCATAGCCAAGCCCCTTGAGAATCATCCTTATGGCCAGAAAGGCCATCACAACGGCGAAGGCCTTCGTGAGCTGCGATGCCTTCGTCCTCTTCGCAATCCTTGCCCCGAGCTGAGCGCCAACTATGAGGCCGGGCACGAGGAGGAGCAGCCACTGGAATTCAACGTTGCCCAGCATGTAGTGCTTCAGAGCGCCACTGGTTGCGGTGAACACAATGGCGAAGCTTGAAGTGGCAACGGCGTAGTGTATCGGGAGCCCCATGTAAGTGAGGAAGGGCACGTTTATGGCCCCGCCGCCGATTCCAAGGAGACCGCTTGCTATCCCCGCGATGAAACCGCCGATTGGAACCACTTTATAGTCGAGCTCGACCTGACTCAGGTCTACTTCGTGTGGCTCCCTGCTCTTCTTGCGATAGAGTCTTATCGCCACGAGGAAGAGGACAACACCGAAGATCACCTTGAGCTGGGAGGAGCTTATGTAGCTCGTGGCCCACGCCCCTATGTATGCCCCAAAAACAGCCGTTGAGGCGAGCAGAAGGCCGGCCTTGTAGTGTATCCTCCCCTGCCTGTGGTAAGCAAGGGCGGAGCTGAGCGAGGTAAAAACAACTGCCGCGCTTGAAGTTCCGACGGCGTGGTGAATTTCAACACCAAGGAGGTTCAGAGTGGGAACGACTAAGAAGCCGCCGCCGAGGCCGAAGAGGGCCGCAAGGATGCCTATGAAAACCCCAACACCAAAGTATTCAATGTACCTCAACAAATCACCGCACCTCCATGTGACTCGTTCAGCATCGTTAAGATACACGTCGAAAGGGCTTAATAAACCTGTCGGGAAGGAGTTAATGTGGCAGCAGCACAATGGATAAAAACTCCAAAGAGTTTACAGGATTGGTGGTGGTATGGAGACGAAAAAGTGCCCCTTCTGTGGAGGGGTTATGGTCAAGGGGAAGAGTCCCCAGGAAGGCTATTCCCTCTACTTCTGGAAGGCTCCGTGGAAGAAGGACCTTAAGGGAGCGATTAGCGGGACCGTAAAGGCTTACCCGTGGCTCTGCCTTGACTGCGGGGCGGTGATTCCGTACGTGGAGGAGAGGGAACTCCAGAAAGTTAGGGCGGAATACGAGGAGGCAAGGCTGGGGGGAGGGGTTTGAAGGGCGTGGCATTTTTCTCGGGAGGAAAGGATGGGCTCTACGCAACCTATCTGGCGGAAAAGCGCGGGGTTGATGTCCCATACCTCCTAACGCTCAAGACGACAATAGGCCTCTCCCCCCACTGGGAGAACTTTGGGGCCTTGGAAACGCTGGCTGAGGCCATGGGGCGGGAACTGCTCACCTTTGACATGGCGAAGGGGAGCGAAGCCTTAGCGGAGTTCATAGGCTCACTCGGCATTGATTACATCATAGCGGGTGACGTTTACCTCGAGGATCACATGAGATGGGTCGAATCCCTCGCTGAGAAAGCGGGCGTAAAACCGCTCGAACCTCTTTGGGGAAAAAACACTAGGGAGCTTGCCGAGGAAATGCTGAATGCAGACTTCAGGTGGGCAATAATAGCGGTAAATAAGAAAAAGCTCGGAGAGGAGTGGCTCGGCTACACCTTCCGCTCGGTTGAGGATTTGGAGAAGTTCCTCGAAGCGAACCCCGGGGTCGACCCGATCGGCGAAGCGGGGGAATTCCACACGGTCGTTTTGGAATGCCCTCTTTGCGAGGAGAGGTTTGATATCGAGATAAACTCCGTTGATGAAAGTGAAAGGTACTGGTGGCTGAGGTTCAGGCTGGTGAGAGAATGAACACCCAAGAAATCCTCCATAGGCTCGAATCAAAGGGGATAACCCTTGAGGCGATACTCGATACTGCCGTGGGGCTCTACATAGGGGAAGGAAAAGAAGCCGCCAGAGAAAAGCTCAGAGGGCTGATGCTCCGCTATCTTAACGACATCAACGTTCAGGCTCTCCTGATGGCCGCCCTACTGCTCGAGGGGCGGTTTAAAGTCGAGGGCGACCCTGTGAACCTCGTGGCGGACGAGCTGATGGGCATCAACATAGCCGAGTACATCGGCGGAAAGATGGCACTCTTCAACTTCTTCTACTACGACACCAGAAAGCCCGGAATTTTGAAGGAACTCCCGCCGTTCCTCGATGACGCTATCGGAGGGTTTATAGCCGGCTGCATGACGGCGCTATTTTCTCAGCCTCTCCTCCCAGCGCAGGAAGATGAAGAGGAATATGAAGAATATCGTGATGTAGTAGCTGACGCTAAAGGGAACCTTACCAACGAGGCCAAGCGTGTAGAGGGCAGCGAGGATGAGGACGAGGGGGAGCAGGAGGCGGTAAAGGGTCTTTCTCTCCATGGGCGGTGGTAGGTTGCAGCGCTTAAAAGCTTTAGGGGGAGTGTTATGAGAAACGTTCTTCCATTCCTCACGCGGGTTCCGGTAAGGGGCGACTTCGAGAAGACCAGGGGAGAGCTATGGGCCTTCCCGCTGGTCGCCCTGGTGAGCTCGGCCATCCCAACCTTTATCCTGTACCTCAAGCTCCCACTGGCGAACGTTCTTGCCCTTCTTGCCCTCTACTTTACGATTGGTCTCCTCCACCTGGATGGCTTGGCCGACTGGGCGGATGGAATAATGGTCAAGGGCGACAGGGAGAGGAAAATTCGGGTTATGAAGGACGTGAACACCGGAATAGCGGGAATTTTTGCGGTCGTTATGGCTCTTCTCCTCCAGGTTTACTCCCTTCCGCTCGTTCCGTTCTATGCCATCTTCCTGGCCGAGCTGAACTCCAAATATGCCATGCTGCTGGCCCTTGCCACCAAAAGGTCCCTTGGGAGTGGTTTGGGTGCGTACTTCATGGAGGGAATGAACCGGAGGCAGCTGGCCTTCGGGAGCCTGCTTTACCTAACCCTCCTCTTGCCCCCGGCTCTTTACGACCCCAAGAGCTTACTTTCGCCCCTGGGCCTTCTTGCCGGTGCCTACGTGGTCAAGCTCAGCATTGAGAATTTTGGAGGCATAAACGGGGACTGCATCGGTGCAGTTGCGGAGTTAACCCGCGCTGGAACGCTTTTGGTTATGGCACTTGTGTGGTGGTACGCGTGATAATCATCCTAGCCGGGGGCAAGTCAACGCGCATGGGAAAGGAAAAGCCCGTTCTGAAAATAGCTGGAAGAGAAATGCTCCTCCGGATTTACGAGAGTGCCTCGCGTGTTGATGAGACCCTCGTGGCGCTCTCAAGGAACACACCGAAGACGAGGGAGCTGTGCCTCCGTGAGGGGATTTCCTTCGTTGATACTCCTGGGAAAGGCTATGTCGAGGACGTTCAGTGGCTTCTGAGTGAGCTCGGCCCTTTTATAAGCTCCTCCGCAGACATTCCCTTCATCAAGCCGAGCGATTTTTATGCCGTTAAAAAGGCCTTTGATGGGAGGGAGAGCCTGACGGGAGTTCTGCCCCTTGAAAAAGCCCCAAAAGACCTTAAACCGCTCGTTTATCGGGGCTACGCGATAGTCGGCCTCAACGCGGTGGGCTTCGAGGGCGAGAGGTTCCTTGAGCTTGAGAACCCGCTTTTGGCCTTAAACGTCAACACGCCGGAAGAGTTAAAGCTCGCTGAAATGATAGCGGAGCTGGTGGGAAGATGAGCCGGGAGAGATAAAAGGTGCACTGGTCTTCATAGGCCTCATTCTCATCGCGGGCCTTCTCTTCTTTGGCTTCCTTCTCTTCGCGCTGGTATTCATAGCCCTGGCTGTGGTTCTATTCCTCGGGTTCTACGCCTACATCAGGATTAAGCTCTGGTGGAGAAGGAGACACCCGCCGAAGATACTGGAGGGGCCGGAGGACTATTTTAGAACACTTATCTTACTCTCTGCTGGGTCACTTCATCTCTCCTCTGAAAACAAAAACGTAGAGAAGAGAAGCAGCATCGCTAATATGAGCGCATCGAGTGTGGGGAACAAAGAGGGCACTTCCACTCTGTCGGGCATTATCATTAGGCTGACAATGTACTCCCCGGGAGGGAAAGAGCTGTGCTGCCTGTCACAGGACATGAGCGTGAGGTTGTATTGGGAAAGCGCCCGTTCAACCAGGTACCTCTTGTCCGCGGTAATCTCCTGGATTATCTTGCGCGTTTCATTAATAACGCTGAGTTCCTTGGGGGTGACGGACGGGGGGCATTTGTATCCGTACGTGTCTAGGTAACATTTCTTAGATTGAAGAAACCTTCCCGGGACATAGCCTGTGAACCTCAAGCTAACCCAGTTCCCTCTGAGGGATCGTTCTACCACAACTTCCGTAGAATTGACCTGCTCCAGTATTCTCTTCAGCTCCTGGGTGTTTTTAACGAAACACGAGATTCCAACGCTTCCGTTAATATCCTTGGGCGATGTCCAATCATAGCCCTTTTCGGGCATCCTAAGTATATAATTCCTTACGGCCTCATGGTCCTTTAGGGCTCTTTCGTAATTCGACAATTCGTACACAGGCACCATAAGGACAAGTATTGAGATCGAAAGTAGTGCCCGAATTCTTTTGTCATTTTCCACGAAGAGAATAACAAACAGTACCACCTCGACCCCCACAAGTACTGCCAGTTCCCATGACATATCTGGCAGATTCTTTTTCACAACGGATGACGGCTCTAGCACGGTGATCTCGTAGTAGCTCAAGCCCCTGTGGGACTGGATGAAGCTCCGGGCTCGTTTTATTGAGTTCAATTGCTCTTCCATTTTGTTCTTTTCATTAAGCAGGTAGTTACGAATGGGTTCCGGAAAATCGTAGTTGCTCAGGAGGAAATCCAAAGCCTCATTCCTTTGTTCCACCTCTTGCGGGTTCCCATAACCGTAGGGAGGAAGCTCCGCTTCGTTCCAGTAGTCGGCGAGTTCTAACGCTCTCCTCATATCTTCCCTTCTCATTAAAACAGTGGCACTGAACCCATAGGAGAATACTACAACCGAGCGGTTCTGAATAAATGCGGAAAATTTCTTCGCGTTCTCCCAGTCCCCAAAGAACACCTGAATGCGGGAGGCATTTGTGAGATATCTCGTGTAGTAAAGGGCTGGAGTTTCGTTGGGGAAGACCAGCGGAGGGTCTAAGGGACGCTCCATAACCCCACTAACCTTACAACTGAGGTGTATGGCCACAGACGACAAGATGATGAGAGTGACGATCGTGAGTAAAGATACTAATTTCCTCTGCAACATGTTAGCTAATGTATAACTCGAAATCCTTAAATTTTTCGCTCATTTAAACAAAACGTTTAGTAAGGATCCAACGTTAATGTTATCCCCCACAACCTTCGCGAACCTCTCTATCTCTTCTTCTATGCTCCACTCTTCAACCTTCACTGGCTCAAGCCCCTTCTCAGCTCTCAGTATATTGAGAAACCTCTCCGTGAAGGCGAAGTTGTGGAAGATTCCGTGGAGGTAGGTGCCGAAGGCCCTCTCCCCTATCGCGCCCTCCGGCTCGAAGGCTTTGGCCCCGTTTATGGAGGTTATTATTGAGAAGGGGTTCCTGCTTGCGGAGCGCCCCATACGTATTTCGTACCCCTCAACGATCATCCCCCTCGCCGGTTCCCAGAGCACCTTGGCATTCAGGTGGTTCGTCCTCTTCTCCCGGGAAAAGACGGTTTTGGCCGGCAGGAGGCCGATGCCCTTAACTTTACCTCTCTTCGATTCAACCTTATCGATTATCTCCTGTCCAAGCATCTGGAAGCCGCCGCAGATTCCAACGACGAAGGAGCCCTCCCTGTGGGCTTCAATTATTGCATCCTCAATCCCGTTTTCCCTCATCCAGAGCAGGTCTTCAACGGTGTTCTTGCTTCCAGGAACGATGATGAGGTCGCCCGTTATTTCCTCCGCCCTCGTGACGTAATCCACGCCGTTCGCCCAGTGGAGCGGTTCAAAGTCCGTGAAGTTGCTTATGTGGGGAAGCTTGATTATCTGAATATGGAGCTCGCCCTTAACCCTCGGGAACTCAGCGAGCGAGTCCTCTTCAGGTAGGCGGTGCTCGATGTAGGGCACAACGCCGAGGACAGGTCTTTCATATTTCTCTTCGAGGAACTCGAAGCCCGGCTTCAGGAGGGAAAGGTCACCCCTGAACTTGTTGAAGACGAAGCCCGTAACGAGGTCACGCTCCTCCTCGCTCAAAAGCTCCATAGTCCCTACTATCTGGGCGAAGCTCCCACCCCTGTCTATGTCCGCCACTAAGATGACGGGAGCGTTTACGGCCTTCGCAACGCGCATGTTGGCTATGTCGTAGTCCTTGAGGTTTATCTCCACAGGAGAGCCCGCACCCTCGATTATCACAAGGTCGTGCTTCTCCATCAGCTCCCTCAAGACCGCAACGGCCTTTTCAAAAAGCTCGGCCTTCTTTGAGAGTATGTAATCCCTTGCCAAGACGCTCCCTATCGACTTGCCCATGAAGACGACCTGGCTTCTCATGTTCCCTTCTGGCTTGAGGAGGATTGGGTTGAACTTCACGCTTGGCTTTTTCCTGCAGGCGAGCGCCTGAAGGTACTGGGCGCGGCTTATCTCTCCCCCCTCAATGCTTGGGGCAGAGTTTAAGCTCATGTTCTGGCTCTTGAAGGGGACCACATCGTAGCCGAGGTTCGAGAAGATCCTGCAGAGGGCAGCAACGAGGAGCGACTTTCCGGCCCCTGACATTGTCCCCTGAACCATGAGCGCCTTCCCCACCTTCACACCTCCGGGTAGAGAACTTCGGGAGGCTCAACGCTCCCCTTAACGCGTACCCTATCTGTTTTCGGCAGGATTTTTCTCACGCGCTCTATGCACTCGTCTACATCCTTAAAATTCGCTCCCTGGACGAGCGGGTCAATCCTGAGGGGCATGTCCGGGTTAAGGGACGCTATGAAGCGGGCTATCCGCTCTATCTCGTCACACTCCACAAGGCCCGGCACAAAAACGGTCTCTGCAACGAGCTTCCCGGTTTTTGCGTACCTCTCAAAGTTCTCAAGTGCCCTTTCGTTTGAGACCCCCGTTATCCCGCGGTGCAGCCTGTCATCGAGGGCCTTTATGCTGAAGGTTATTCCCTCCGCTAGCTCCACCATCTCGTCATCAAGGTTCTCGCCGTTCGTGACGAGCCACGGTTTTATTCCCTCCCTCCGAAGGGCGCGCATTAGAGCCTTAAGCTCCGGGTCGAGGGTGGGCTCTCCTCCACCGAGGAAGGCTACCCTCGCGCTGGCTTTCATCAATAGTTCCACGGCATCATCAACGGAGAGGTATCTAACTCCGCGCTCCCAGAGGATGTCAAGCCTCTTCTTAGCCCCATCCGGAAGGCAGAGGCTCCAGCGCGTTACCTCACGCCACACGCAGAAGGAACAGTTCCAGTTGCAGCCATCGAAGAGCACGTAGGCGCTTCCGCTCCTGAACCTCACGATGTGGTAAACCCTCATGGAACCACCCAAAAGGAGAAAAGGGTCAGCCCTCGACGGGGCAGCTCACGGGCTGGAAGGAGTACCCGTAGGCCTCGGGGTGGATGAAGTAGGAGAGCTCCTTTAGAGCATCCACGAGCCTGGGCCCCGGCCTCGAGATGGCGTTGTCGTCGCTGACCACGTATATCCTCCCGTTCTTAACGGCGTTTGTGTTCGCGAGTTCGCTCTTGCACACTTCCTCCGGGGTAATCCCCGAGTGGGCAGAGAGTATAATCACGTCGGGGTTCCTGGCGAGCACGTCCTCCATGCTAACCTGTGCCCAGCCGTTAAGGTCGCTGAAGATGTTCTCACCGCCCGCGAGCTCTATAAGGTCCCCCTGGAAGGTGTTCTTGCCCGGGGTGTAGATGGGGTTCCACCAGCTTATGAAGAACACTTTGGGCCTCGTTGCGTTGGCCACCCTGAACTTAACCCCCTCAACCTCGGCCTTCATGAACTCCACAACGCCCTCGGCTTTGCCCTTCTCGTCGAGGACATCTCCCAGGAGCTGAACAGCTCTATAAACCTCCTCCATGTTCTTGGGGTCGAGAATTATGACAGGCGCTATCGCTTCAAGCTGGTCAAGGTACTTGAGGTGCATCGAGGTTCCTATGATGAGGTCGGGCTGGAGGGAGGCGATGACCTCTATGTTGGGGTCGCTGAAACCCCCTATTATCTCCCTTCCGCCCTGCACTCCAGGGGGGTAGTCGTCGAACTTCGTTACGCCGACCACACTATCCAGAGCACCGAGGAAGTAGAGGGTCTCCGTGACGCTCGGGGCAAGGGAGACTATCCTTTG contains:
- a CDS encoding NTP transferase domain-containing protein, which gives rise to MIIILAGGKSTRMGKEKPVLKIAGREMLLRIYESASRVDETLVALSRNTPKTRELCLREGISFVDTPGKGYVEDVQWLLSELGPFISSSADIPFIKPSDFYAVKKAFDGRESLTGVLPLEKAPKDLKPLVYRGYAIVGLNAVGFEGERFLELENPLLALNVNTPEELKLAEMIAELVGR
- a CDS encoding PAB0415 family putative ATP pyrophosphatase, with amino-acid sequence MKGVAFFSGGKDGLYATYLAEKRGVDVPYLLTLKTTIGLSPHWENFGALETLAEAMGRELLTFDMAKGSEALAEFIGSLGIDYIIAGDVYLEDHMRWVESLAEKAGVKPLEPLWGKNTRELAEEMLNADFRWAIIAVNKKKLGEEWLGYTFRSVEDLEKFLEANPGVDPIGEAGEFHTVVLECPLCEERFDIEINSVDESERYWWLRFRLVRE
- a CDS encoding radical SAM protein — its product is MRVYHIVRFRSGSAYVLFDGCNWNCSFCVWREVTRWSLCLPDGAKKRLDILWERGVRYLSVDDAVELLMKASARVAFLGGGEPTLDPELKALMRALRREGIKPWLVTNGENLDDEMVELAEGITFSIKALDDRLHRGITGVSNERALENFERYAKTGKLVAETVFVPGLVECDEIERIARFIASLNPDMPLRIDPLVQGANFKDVDECIERVRKILPKTDRVRVKGSVEPPEVLYPEV
- the cobS gene encoding adenosylcobinamide-GDP ribazoletransferase translates to MRNVLPFLTRVPVRGDFEKTRGELWAFPLVALVSSAIPTFILYLKLPLANVLALLALYFTIGLLHLDGLADWADGIMVKGDRERKIRVMKDVNTGIAGIFAVVMALLLQVYSLPLVPFYAIFLAELNSKYAMLLALATKRSLGSGLGAYFMEGMNRRQLAFGSLLYLTLLLPPALYDPKSLLSPLGLLAGAYVVKLSIENFGGINGDCIGAVAELTRAGTLLVMALVWWYA
- a CDS encoding cobyric acid synthase — protein: MGKALMVQGTMSGAGKSLLVAALCRIFSNLGYDVVPFKSQNMSLNSAPSIEGGEISRAQYLQALACRKKPSVKFNPILLKPEGNMRSQVVFMGKSIGSVLARDYILSKKAELFEKAVAVLRELMEKHDLVIIEGAGSPVEINLKDYDIANMRVAKAVNAPVILVADIDRGGSFAQIVGTMELLSEEERDLVTGFVFNKFRGDLSLLKPGFEFLEEKYERPVLGVVPYIEHRLPEEDSLAEFPRVKGELHIQIIKLPHISNFTDFEPLHWANGVDYVTRAEEITGDLIIVPGSKNTVEDLLWMRENGIEDAIIEAHREGSFVVGICGGFQMLGQEIIDKVESKRGKVKGIGLLPAKTVFSREKRTNHLNAKVLWEPARGMIVEGYEIRMGRSASRNPFSIITSINGAKAFEPEGAIGERAFGTYLHGIFHNFAFTERFLNILRAEKGLEPVKVEEWSIEEEIERFAKVVGDNINVGSLLNVLFK
- a CDS encoding ABC transporter substrate-binding protein, with protein sequence MKRLRFLGVALLVFAVLVSGCIGNGTTQTVTQQVKTTETVTETIAPTHYPLTVKDFADREVKIEKKPQRIVSLAPSVTETLYFLGALDSVVGVTKFDDYPPGVQGGREIIGGFSDPNIEVIASLQPDLIIGTSMHLKYLDQLEAIAPVIILDPKNMEEVYRAVQLLGDVLDEKGKAEGVVEFMKAEVEGVKFRVANATRPKVFFISWWNPIYTPGKNTFQGDLIELAGGENIFSDLNGWAQVSMEDVLARNPDVIILSAHSGITPEEVCKSELANTNAVKNGRIYVVSDDNAISRPGPRLVDALKELSYFIHPEAYGYSFQPVSCPVEG
- a CDS encoding sulfite exporter TauE/SafE family protein, producing the protein MLRYIEYFGVGVFIGILAALFGLGGGFLVVPTLNLLGVEIHHAVGTSSAAVVFTSLSSALAYHRQGRIHYKAGLLLASTAVFGAYIGAWATSYISSSQLKVIFGVVLFLVAIRLYRKKSREPHEVDLSQVELDYKVVPIGGFIAGIASGLLGIGGGAINVPFLTYMGLPIHYAVATSSFAIVFTATSGALKHYMLGNVEFQWLLLLVPGLIVGAQLGARIAKRTKASQLTKAFAVVMAFLAIRMILKGLGYAVP